The Candidatus Woesearchaeota archaeon region GTTCGGTTGTGGCTCCGGCTCCAATAATTTCTCTCATATGCTTGCAAGCTTGCGCTATTTCTCCAGGCAACAAAGTTGGGTTGACCCTGACAACTTCTTCAGTGTCTATTTTGGAAGGTCCGCCATATTCGCTTATATACTGTTGCCATAACAATTTTTGCTCCTCTTTAGAAGGAATATCGAAGTATATGAAGTGGTCAAATAATGTTTTTATGCTTGAGGGTATTTGCACATATGGCTCTGAAACAGTTGCTACTACTACAGCTTCCCCATTATGCTCCTTCTTCGCATCAAGCATTACACTCCTGAGCACTGTGTTGAAAGATTCTTGCCACCCTTCTG contains the following coding sequences:
- a CDS encoding AAA family ATPase, producing EAIAGTLEKPFVEVTPDQIFRGVVGTTEERIRQVITRAVYSNALLFIPNINGLVGYKAEGWQESFNTVLRSVMLDAKKEHNGEAVVVATVSEPYVQIPSSIKTLFDHFIYFDIPSKEEQKLLWQQYISEYGGPSKIDTEEVVRVNPTLLPGEIAQACKHMREIIGAGATTEHYKSIGSSYKRRTQDELEAIKKGFKTVMDRDSIDTYTELQSLKQALEGAKK